CAGGATCAACCTGCAGGCCTATCAGGTGCTGCCGCTGAAAAGAAATACGCTGGTCAGCTACCTCCTGTTGAAACCGTTGCTCAACCCGGCCAACTATCTGACGCTTTGCCTCGTGATCCCCTTCGCAATCAGCGGTATTTACCCGGAATATGGGGTGGCAGGCGCTTTTCGTTTCATCTTCTCGCTGCTTTCGTTGATCGCATTCAACACGCTGATGGCCCCCCTGCTGAAACGACAGTTCAGCAACCTGCTTACCGGCATGCTGCTGCTGCTGGTTGTGGCAGCGGTGCCGGCGCTGCTGGAGTATTTCGGGATCCTCTCGCTGTTCGACCTCTCCCGCCAACTCTTCACAATGATGACCGGCACTCCGCTGGTCTGGATTGCGGCATGGCTGCTTCCATTGGGAGCATACGGACTCAACAGGCTCTACTTCGCACACAACTACTATCCCGAGACATTCGAGAAGAAAAAAACATGGCGGCAGAGCGACACGAAGCGCTTCTCCTTCATGGAACGATTTGGTAAGATTGGCGAGTTGATATCACTTGAGATAAAGCTGGTGATGCGGCACAAGCGTACCAAGAGCACGCTCTACACCGCCCTGCTCTTCCTGCTCTACGGGCTGCTCTTCTACCCCAACCCGATGTATAACGAGAGTCCCGGCTGGCTGCTCTTCGTGGCCATCTTTGTCACCGGCACCGGCATGCTGATGTTCGGACAGTGGATCATCAACTGGGATGGTTCACACTTCGACTTCCTGATGACCCGTAACATTGAGACTTCAAGTTACATCAGGGCCAACTACTTCCTTTTGCTGGCCCTCTGCATCCTCTCCTTCATCGCTACCACCCCCTACTTTCTCTTTGGGACACATGTCATTCCCTACCACGTGACGGCATTACTCTACAATGCGGGCGTCAACATCCATGTCTATCTTTATGGTGCCACCTTTAACACCAAACGACTGGAACTCGAAAAAGGATCCTCCATGAACATGCAGGGGGTGAGCTACAAAAACTTTATCGTGATGATCCCCCTCCTGCTGGTGCCAATTTTGCTGGTGAAAATCTTTGCTCTCTTTTCGGCCGATCACATCGCGCTGATCATCCTCTCCCTGCTGGGCCTCGGCGGCATCCTCTTCCGTGAATCACTGATCAGGATGACAGAACGACAATTTCTGAGGAGGAAATATGCGTTATGCTCCGGCTTTCGGAAGAAGGAGTGATCCGGATCGCCGATGATTAACCTTAATAACAGATAAACAAAACAAACTCATCATATGCAACAAAACGTAAATCCTGTCAATGAATCACCCGTTACACCGCCTGCAGTTCCGCAGGTCAGCGTTGAGAACGGAGGCATCATCACGGCTGCCGGCCTGCAAAAGCATTATAGCGGCGTCAACGTACTCAACATTTCATCCGTCTCAATTGCCAACGGCGAGAGTTTCGGGCTGGTTGGCAACAATGGCGCCGGCAAGACCACCTTCTTCCGGCTGATCCTCGATCTGATTGAAGCATCTGCGGGAGAAGTGCTGATCGAAGGTGAGCCGGTAGCCCGTAGCGATGGGTGGAAACAGAAAGTGGGCTCCTTCCTCGACGAGGGATTCCTGATCGACTTCTTGACCCCTGATGAGTATTTTGCCTTCACAGCGAAGCTCTACAACAAGTCGGAGGGCGATCTGGCTGCCTTCCTGGAGTCGATGCAGGAGTTTTTCAACGGGGAGATCACCGGATCGGGCAAGTTAATCCGCGACCTGTCGAAAGGCAACCAGAAGAAAACAGGCATCGCGGCCGCACTGCTCGGTGATCCGCAGATCTTGATTCTCGACGAGCCCTTCACGGCACTCGACCCCACATCGCAAATTCGTCTGAAAAGAATGCTCAACGAGCTCAGGAGATCCCGCAACATGACCATGCTCATCTCCAGCCACGACCTGAATCATGTGACGGAGGTGTGTGAGCGTATCGTTGTATTGGAAAAAGGATTGGTAGTGAAAGATATCGCCACCGGGGAGGAAACGTTAAAAGAACTGGAATCCTATTTCGCGGTATAGGGTTATCTAAGGGCATGCACTATTGATCAACACCCGTGTCAACCACGATACGGGGGTTGCGGTCCACCAGCTGGGCAATGAGGGCATCCAGATCGGAAGCCTTTACCCTCAGTACCTCAAACCCACGCACCTTCTCAATGCGCAGCTGGTTGGAGCTTATTTTCTTCAATGCCACCATGTCACCGATGGCAATCCGTCTGTTGCGAGTCAGTATCTTCAACAAAAAGCGGATCTCCAGGAAATTGGTCTCGGTGACAGCATACTCCTTGATGGTGACCGACAGCATGAAAAAGATGGTGAAAGAGAAATAGATGATCAGGTTCCAAACCTTTTCATCGATGATAAGGCGATAGACAAGCAATGCCAGCAACATGACTGCTGCCACACCCCAGAAAATATTCGCCAACCCGTTGTCTGCTTTGAACTTTTTCTCCATATGATCCAGTCGTTTCAACTACAAAGATAGATTTATTCGTGAAAAAATAGTTAAACCAACCGTGAAAATAGAGAATAGACCAACAGCTTATTTTTATCGATTAAACCCGCTGATGATTGGACAAACACCCTTCAAACGTCCATACAGACCTCTGCTTCTGAACGTTAATTCGCTCATTTCCTGACACCCCGATGCTTGGATGTTTAAACTTTTGCCTATTTTTGAGTGTCATAGAATCGTAAACAAAATATATTCACTAAAAAAACAATGGTTATGAAGAAAACAGTAGCAGTGGCAATGATTGCCCTTTTCACGATGAGCTTTGCAATGACAGCTCAAAACAGGAATGAAAGTGACAGAATTGGTCGTCGCACACAAGTTGAAAAGAGATGGACCTCTAAAAACAGAGCCGAGAACATGGCGAAACAACTGGAGCTCACAGAGGAGCAAAAAGCGAAGGTGGAAGCACTCTATGAGAAACAGGATGCTGAAAGAGCTGAACAATTGAAACTTCAGCGTGAGAAACGGGAGCAGGTGATGCAGGATCGTGAAAGCCGTCGTGAAGCAATGGAGAAAATTCGCGAGGAGGCTGTAGCGAAAAATGATGCCGAACTGGAAAGCATCATCGGCAAGGAAAAGATGGAACAATGGAAACAGTATCGCGAGGATGTAAGGAAGAAAATGCAGGATGCCAACCGGAAGGATCGTCGTGCGCCCCGCAGAAATGGACCAAGAGGCTGAACTACATTGTAGCTAAAACGTCAAATAAAGAAGCCGTCTCATCAGATCAGATGAGACGGCCTTTTTTGTGCTTTTGTTTTTCCATTACTGTATCCCAAATTCAGGATGAGACAGGGAAAAAATTGGACAAAACAGGGTTCTCGGAGCCTCTAGCCTTATTGCACCCTTATTGCACCCTTATATCCACTCCAATAATTATGGGAGTGGCTATAAGGGAGCAATAAGATTAGAATATAAAAGCAGCGACCAATAAGTTTGGAAAAGGGTCACTTTTATGGTGTAAGGTTCTTACAGGATGAGACCCATCCTGCAAAAAAAGAGACTGCCTCGATGATGAGACAATCTCTTTAGCATGCTAAACAAAGTTTACTCTTTGTAATATCTGCGGAAAATCAGATCGAACTGTCTTGTCTCCCGGAATCGGCTCAACCAGGAGTTGAGACTGTCCAGCAAATGCAGTGCGTCTGGGCGCAAGGCCCATGATTCTACCTGGGTAAAGCTGATGTCGGTATCGATGTCGATTTCGGGAAAATGAGCTTCCAACCGTACTGCCACCTCTTGATCACAAATTGTAAAGTCAATGTCGCCGGAAGCGACCATCATCACCAGCTGTTCCGTTTCGTACGTGGGATCTTCTTCAATCAGGATGGTATCACCAATCTCGTGTGAAAGATTGTTCAGTCGCATGATGGCCGGTGCATCAGCAGGGACATGGACCGACTTACCCGCCAGCTCGAGATGCTGCCGTATCGGCTCGAGTCCCCCGTTGAAAGAGGCTTTTCGCTGTACCAGCACCAGCCGGTTGTAGGTGATGGGATCGGTAAAGGCAAAGCTGTCCCGGAGCGCACTGTTCACCGGTATGTTTCGTGCTACCAGATCGTATCGTTGTTCCAGCAACCCCCTCAGGTTATCCTCCAGGCTGTTCTCCAGAAAAAGATTGACCTTCACACCCCAC
This genomic window from Dysgonomonadaceae bacterium zrk40 contains:
- a CDS encoding ABC transporter ATP-binding protein, whose amino-acid sequence is MQQNVNPVNESPVTPPAVPQVSVENGGIITAAGLQKHYSGVNVLNISSVSIANGESFGLVGNNGAGKTTFFRLILDLIEASAGEVLIEGEPVARSDGWKQKVGSFLDEGFLIDFLTPDEYFAFTAKLYNKSEGDLAAFLESMQEFFNGEITGSGKLIRDLSKGNQKKTGIAAALLGDPQILILDEPFTALDPTSQIRLKRMLNELRRSRNMTMLISSHDLNHVTEVCERIVVLEKGLVVKDIATGEETLKELESYFAV
- a CDS encoding transporter substrate-binding domain-containing protein — protein: MLITALLAMILLQRLFSPQEQVLLPRDYSEIMATGEMNVVTDYNSIGYFVSGDTALGFQLEMMQALEKEWGVKVNLFLENSLEDNLRGLLEQRYDLVARNIPVNSALRDSFAFTDPITYNRLVLVQRKASFNGGLEPIRQHLELAGKSVHVPADAPAIMRLNNLSHEIGDTILIEEDPTYETEQLVMMVASGDIDFTICDQEVAVRLEAHFPEIDIDTDISFTQVESWALRPDALHLLDSLNSWLSRFRETRQFDLIFRRYYKE